In one window of Mobula birostris isolate sMobBir1 chromosome 25, sMobBir1.hap1, whole genome shotgun sequence DNA:
- the LOC140187852 gene encoding gap junction delta-2 protein-like, protein MGDWSILGRLLAEVQNHSTVIGKIWLTVLLIFRILLVTLVGNAVYSDEQSKFRCNSLQPGCHNVCYNAFAPISHLRFWVFQIVLVSTPSIFYVVYVLHKIAHDEKHEVKKITSKLELPNKSISHGILPEDEIVAQRSDVINSEGTEFDLRYGEYEVENIKIKRTGDPLYLSNNVLSVYVIHVMLRAVLEITFLMGQYYLYGFKVPCLFVCWTYPCPTKTDCFISRATEKTIFLNFMFCVSLACFLLNIIELHFLGWVYTARVLCITCSPCCKKKKKKANDWYSDQNPLLVLKNTFYDNLILKSSVELLQHRPVLPAHQASISIESESLESVRRNFDVKMQHGNFSKCGKNKKVCL, encoded by the coding sequence ATGGGTGATTGGTCAATACTTGGCCGACTCCTAGCTGAAGTTCAGAACCATTccacagtgattgggaagatatgGTTGACAGTGTTGCTGATTTTTCGTATTCTGCTGGTCACATTGGTTGGCAATGCAGTATACAGTGATGAACAATCCAAATTCAGATGTAATTCCCTCCAACCAGGATGTCATAATGTTTGCTACAATGCATTTGCTCCTATCTCTCACCTAAGATTCTGGGTTTTCCAGATTGTTCTGGTTTCAACCCCATCCATTTTTTACGTAGTGTATGTTCTACACAAAATAGCACACGATGAAAAACACGAAgtgaaaaaaataacaagcaaGCTGGAATTACCAAACAAGTCTATATCACATGGAATTCTTCCAGAAGATGAAATTGTGGCTCAAAGATCTGATGTCATCAACTCAGAAGGAACTGAATTTGATCTAAGATATGGAGAATATGAAGTTGAGAACATAAAGATTAAAAGGACTGGTGACCCTCTCTATCTTTCAAACAATGTTTTATCTGTATATGTCATCCATGTAATGCTGAGAGCTGTTTTGGAGATAACATTTTTAATGGGACAGTATTATTTATATGGATTTAAAGttccttgtttgtttgtttgttggaCCTATCCTTGTCCAACCAAAACAGACTGTTTCATATCCAGAGCAACAGAAAAGACCATTTTTTTGAACTTTATGTTTTGTGTCAGTCTTGCATGTTTTTTGCTGAACATTATTGAGCTCCATTTTCTGGGCTGGGTCTACACTGCACGGGTGTTGTGCATTACTTGCTCACCTTgctgtaaaaagaaaaaaaagaaagcaaaTGATTGGTATTCAGACCAAAATCCTCTCCTAGTGCTAAAAAATACATTTTATGACAACTTAATATTGAAGTCATCTGTAGAGTTATTGCAGCATAGACCAGTTCTCCCCGCACATCAGGCATCAATTTCAATTGAATCTGAATCATTAGAAAGTGTCAGAAGGAATTTTGATGTCAAGATGCAGCATGGAAATTTTAGCAAATGTGGAAAAAACAAGAAAGTTTgtctttaa